Proteins from a genomic interval of Cyanobium sp. AMD-g:
- a CDS encoding heme-copper oxidase subunit III has protein sequence MSSTPIPPTGPAGVHGEGQHASHNLTGFIIFLCSESVIFLAFFSGYALLRLSALDWLPAGVDGLEWRLPLINTVVLVSSSFTMVVAEHFKGKGKIWLFRGFWLLTMAMGAYFLYGQAVEWSGLTFGFTSGTFGGTFYLLTGFHGLHVLTGILLMGLMLAKSFVPGNYDGGEEGVIATSLFWHFVDVIWIILFVLLYVWRA, from the coding sequence ATGAGCAGCACCCCCATCCCCCCCACCGGCCCGGCCGGGGTCCACGGCGAGGGCCAGCACGCCAGCCACAACCTCACCGGCTTCATCATTTTTCTGTGCTCCGAGAGCGTCATCTTCCTGGCGTTCTTCAGCGGCTACGCCCTGCTGCGCCTCTCCGCCCTCGACTGGCTGCCCGCCGGAGTGGACGGCCTCGAATGGCGCCTGCCGCTGATCAACACGGTGGTGCTGGTGTCCAGCTCGTTCACGATGGTGGTGGCCGAGCATTTCAAAGGCAAGGGGAAGATCTGGCTGTTCCGGGGCTTCTGGCTGCTGACCATGGCCATGGGGGCCTACTTCCTCTATGGCCAGGCGGTGGAGTGGAGCGGCCTCACGTTCGGCTTCACCTCCGGCACCTTCGGTGGCACCTTCTATCTGCTCACCGGCTTCCATGGCCTGCATGTGCTCACCGGCATCCTGCTGATGGGCCTGATGCTGGCCAAATCCTTCGTCCCCGGCAATTACGACGGTGGCGAAGAAGGCGTCATCGCCACATCCCTGTTCTGGCACTTCGTGGATGTGATCTGGATCATCCTGTTCGTGCTGCTCTATGTCTGGAGAGCCTGA
- a CDS encoding cbb3-type cytochrome c oxidase subunit I, translating to MTSTALSPEPPASWRRYFSFSTDAKVIGIQYIVVAFFFFLVGGLLAMIIRGELITPASDLVDRTVYNGLYTMHGTIMLFLFIFPVLNGLNNLLIPTMIGAPDMAFPRLNTAAFWLVPVFGILLIASFFVPSGPATSGWWSYPPVSLQNPLGHLINGEFLWVLAVALSGVSSIMGAVNFVTTILRMRAPGMGFFRMPVFCWTALAAQTLQLIGLPALTGGAVMLLLDLSVGTSFYRPEGGGDPVLYQHFFWFYSHPAVYVIILPVFGIFSELFPVYSRKPLFGYVYVCLASFIIVGLGLIVWVHHMFPSGVTQWMRNLFMVTTMLIAVPTGVKVFAWLGTLWGGKIRLTTPMLFCLGGLFNFVFAGITGIMLATVPIDIHVSNTYFVVGHFHYVIYGAAVMGVFAAIYHWFPKFTGRMPYEGLGKLHFLLTFIGANLSFLPMHPMGLMGMPRRVSSYDPEFAFWNVLASLGGFLLGVSIIPFLLNMISSWARGPKAPHNPWNAIGLEWLLPSPPAEDNFGEHVPTVISRPYGYGSGEPLVEHQAEIERALTLREAIR from the coding sequence ATGACCAGCACCGCCCTCTCCCCCGAACCACCCGCCTCGTGGCGGCGCTACTTCAGCTTCAGCACCGATGCCAAGGTGATCGGCATCCAGTACATCGTGGTGGCCTTCTTCTTCTTCCTGGTGGGTGGCTTGCTGGCCATGATCATCCGAGGCGAGCTGATCACACCCGCTTCCGATCTGGTGGATCGGACCGTGTACAACGGCCTCTACACGATGCACGGAACGATCATGCTGTTCCTGTTCATCTTTCCGGTGCTCAACGGGCTCAACAACCTGTTGATTCCCACCATGATCGGTGCCCCCGACATGGCCTTCCCCCGGCTCAACACCGCCGCCTTCTGGCTGGTGCCGGTGTTCGGCATCCTGCTGATCGCCAGTTTCTTCGTGCCCAGCGGCCCGGCCACCTCCGGCTGGTGGTCCTATCCGCCGGTGAGTCTCCAGAACCCCCTCGGCCACCTGATCAACGGCGAGTTCCTCTGGGTGCTGGCCGTGGCCCTCTCCGGCGTCTCCTCGATCATGGGGGCGGTGAACTTCGTCACCACGATCCTGCGCATGCGGGCGCCGGGCATGGGCTTCTTCCGCATGCCCGTGTTCTGCTGGACCGCCCTCGCCGCCCAGACCCTGCAGCTGATCGGCCTGCCCGCCCTCACCGGCGGCGCCGTGATGCTGCTGCTGGATCTGAGCGTCGGCACCTCGTTCTACAGGCCCGAAGGGGGCGGCGATCCGGTGCTCTATCAGCACTTCTTCTGGTTCTATTCCCATCCGGCGGTGTATGTGATCATCCTGCCGGTGTTCGGCATCTTCTCGGAGCTGTTCCCCGTTTATTCGCGCAAGCCCCTCTTTGGCTACGTCTATGTGTGCCTGGCCTCCTTCATCATCGTGGGCCTCGGTCTGATCGTCTGGGTGCACCACATGTTCCCCAGTGGCGTCACCCAGTGGATGCGCAACCTGTTCATGGTCACCACGATGCTGATCGCCGTGCCCACCGGGGTGAAGGTGTTCGCCTGGCTGGGAACCCTATGGGGAGGCAAGATCCGGCTCACCACCCCGATGCTGTTCTGCCTCGGCGGCCTGTTCAACTTCGTCTTTGCCGGCATCACCGGCATCATGTTGGCCACCGTACCGATTGACATTCACGTCAGTAACACCTACTTCGTGGTGGGCCACTTCCACTACGTGATCTATGGCGCGGCCGTCATGGGCGTCTTCGCCGCCATCTACCACTGGTTCCCCAAGTTCACCGGCCGGATGCCCTACGAGGGCCTCGGCAAGCTGCATTTTCTGCTCACCTTCATTGGCGCCAATCTCAGCTTCCTGCCCATGCATCCGATGGGCCTGATGGGCATGCCCCGCCGTGTCTCCTCCTACGACCCGGAGTTCGCCTTCTGGAACGTGCTGGCCAGCCTTGGGGGCTTCCTGCTGGGGGTGTCGATCATTCCCTTCCTGCTCAACATGATCAGCTCCTGGGCCCGTGGTCCAAAGGCACCGCACAACCCCTGGAATGCCATCGGCCTGGAATGGCTGCTGCCTTCACCCCCGGCGGAAGACAACTTCGGCGAGCACGTTCCCACCGTGATCAGCCGCCCCTACGGCTATGGCAGCGGTGAACCGCTGGTGGAGCACCAGGCCGAGATCGAGCGCGCGCTCACCCTTCGGGAGGCCATCCGATGA
- a CDS encoding cytochrome c oxidase subunit II, with amino-acid sequence MTSSTPRRPGPIALAALAIWIGLLALISIWMAGDSYRWLPVQASNAAPLVDGLFSFETGIGTFVFLGVISVMGWVMLVHRAEKYDESDAEPIEGNTRLEVIWTAIPLVLVMAIAWYAIQVNTELGVLGPMEHVHLGEPQPMAMGTPKGQGPAEDVEVIARQWSWEFRYPAANISSTELHLELDRPVTFRLVSEDVLHGFFIPAFRLKQDVIPGRAIDFSLTPTRLGRYRLRDSQFSGTWFAANQADVVVETAEDHGLWLKQAAAAPLQSGLSVAAAEYTEQQTNPRGGWPTVVPAPPPQVNVPGSSSLPHDA; translated from the coding sequence ATGACCTCCTCCACCCCACGCCGCCCTGGCCCTATCGCCCTGGCGGCCCTGGCCATCTGGATCGGCCTGCTGGCCCTGATCAGCATTTGGATGGCCGGCGATTCCTACCGGTGGCTGCCGGTGCAGGCCTCCAATGCCGCCCCGCTGGTGGATGGCCTGTTCAGCTTTGAAACCGGCATCGGCACCTTCGTGTTTCTGGGGGTGATCTCGGTGATGGGCTGGGTGATGCTCGTGCACCGCGCCGAGAAGTACGACGAAAGCGATGCCGAGCCGATCGAGGGCAATACCCGGCTGGAGGTGATCTGGACCGCCATCCCGCTGGTGCTGGTGATGGCCATCGCCTGGTACGCCATCCAGGTGAACACCGAGCTGGGGGTGCTCGGACCGATGGAGCATGTCCATCTGGGCGAACCCCAGCCGATGGCGATGGGCACCCCGAAGGGCCAGGGGCCGGCTGAAGACGTTGAGGTGATCGCCCGGCAATGGTCGTGGGAGTTCCGCTACCCCGCCGCGAACATCTCCAGCACCGAGCTGCATCTGGAGCTGGATCGGCCGGTCACGTTCCGGCTGGTCTCCGAGGACGTCCTGCACGGCTTCTTCATCCCGGCCTTCCGGCTCAAGCAGGATGTGATCCCTGGCCGGGCGATCGATTTCAGTCTCACCCCCACCCGCCTGGGCCGCTACCGCCTGCGTGACTCCCAGTTCAGCGGCACCTGGTTCGCCGCCAACCAGGCCGATGTGGTGGTCGAGACCGCCGAAGACCATGGCCTCTGGCTGAAGCAGGCCGCCGCCGCCCCCCTGCAGAGCGGCCTCAGCGTCGCCGCTGCCGAATACACCGAACAACAGACCAATCCCCGTGGCGGCTGGCCCACGGTCGTGCCGGCTCCCCCGCCCCAGGTCAACGTTCCCGGTTCCAGTTCCCTTCCCCACGACGCCTGA
- a CDS encoding DUF2231 domain-containing protein encodes MAVSLLQAEAPIQQLGDWLGPNDLPYSLPIHPNLVHFTIGLFVIAIAFDIVGALYPIEKRVFRFLALPITRAGFHDVGWYNLLACAVVSFFTVAAGFFEMLLAVPLPGVTSSIGLQSMETMLWHGVGGVAILVAIIAMTVWRGYQRFLWRRDMGRQVQWLYLLVGLGLFLVIGLHGTLGAELAAEFGVHITADQLLASGANLRTALP; translated from the coding sequence ATGGCCGTCTCCCTTCTCCAGGCTGAGGCCCCGATCCAGCAGCTGGGCGACTGGCTGGGGCCCAACGACCTGCCCTACAGCCTGCCGATCCATCCGAATCTGGTTCATTTCACGATCGGCCTGTTCGTGATCGCGATCGCCTTCGACATCGTCGGCGCCCTCTACCCGATCGAGAAGCGGGTATTCCGTTTCCTGGCCCTGCCGATCACCCGGGCCGGCTTCCACGACGTCGGCTGGTACAACCTGCTGGCTTGCGCCGTCGTCAGCTTCTTCACCGTGGCGGCCGGCTTCTTCGAGATGCTGCTGGCCGTGCCCCTGCCCGGCGTCACCAGCAGCATCGGCCTGCAGAGCATGGAAACCATGCTCTGGCATGGCGTCGGTGGGGTGGCGATCCTGGTGGCGATCATCGCCATGACGGTCTGGCGCGGCTACCAGCGCTTTCTCTGGCGCCGGGACATGGGCCGCCAGGTGCAGTGGCTCTACCTGCTGGTGGGGCTCGGCCTGTTCCTGGTGATCGGCCTGCACGGCACCCTCGGAGCCGAACTGGCGGCCGAATTCGGCGTCCACATCACCGCCGACCAACTCCTGGCCAGCGGAGCCAACCTCCGCACCGCCCTTCCTTAG
- a CDS encoding DUF2231 domain-containing protein, which yields MQQLLPALNDHNLPWMDTLHPIVVHFVIAMAVISVVFDLIGVVLRRPNLFEVSFWNLLFATGAIFVAIIFGQVEAGLADPYGASRSILNLHSTLGWSLAGILSVLTGWRYVLRNRDPETLPLPFLAAGGVLAALVVVQVTLGNQLIWVYGLHTVPVVAAGRAGLI from the coding sequence ATGCAGCAGCTGCTGCCAGCCCTCAATGATCACAACCTGCCCTGGATGGACACCCTCCATCCGATCGTGGTCCACTTCGTCATCGCCATGGCGGTGATCAGCGTGGTCTTCGATCTGATCGGCGTTGTGCTACGGCGGCCGAATCTGTTTGAAGTCAGCTTCTGGAATCTGCTCTTCGCCACAGGAGCCATCTTCGTGGCGATCATCTTCGGCCAGGTGGAAGCGGGCCTGGCCGATCCCTACGGCGCCTCGCGCTCGATCCTGAACCTGCACAGCACCCTGGGCTGGTCGTTGGCCGGCATCCTCTCGGTGCTCACCGGCTGGCGCTACGTGTTGCGCAACCGCGACCCCGAGACCCTGCCGCTGCCCTTTCTGGCCGCCGGTGGGGTACTGGCCGCGCTGGTGGTGGTGCAGGTCACCCTGGGCAACCAGCTGATCTGGGTGTACGGCCTGCATACGGTGCCGGTGGTGGCCGCCGGCCGTGCCGGGTTGATCTGA
- a CDS encoding NAD(P)/FAD-dependent oxidoreductase, translating into MPKEHFFLELEPSDAEMKSWPHVVIVGGGFAGLKAAHRLAGQPVRVTLVDKRNFNLFQPLLYQVASGLVSEGDVATPLRLLLAKAANVQVLLGEVVDLDAAAREVVFNDRRLRYDSLILATGSGSTYFGHEEWRELAPPMKILEHADEIRRRVLTALEEAEQTPDRERCRFLQSVVVVGGGPSGCELAGSINELMRHAAARDFRQLDPELCRVLLVDPGDRLLRAMDPSLSKAAGDYLVSRGVELVLGGRVLSIEAGRLTVAFKAPAPGTPSERVLEGATICWSAGVRASHLGKLLAERTGCTVDRGGRVVVEPDFSIAGHPEIRVVGDLCSYAHTVDGKPLPGMAGPAVQMGGWVALDLLAQLAGQRQAPFRWFDFGSMAVIGPLCAVADLRGLKFTGPLGWLLWGLAHLAFMPANENRLTLLTKWLWMIAGQRRASLLITGRTDQHMGVEVGLERAERAEDSAPEAAEQPAAA; encoded by the coding sequence ATGCCAAAGGAACACTTCTTCCTTGAGCTTGAGCCGAGCGATGCCGAGATGAAGAGCTGGCCCCATGTGGTGATCGTGGGTGGAGGCTTTGCCGGTCTGAAGGCGGCCCACCGGCTGGCCGGCCAGCCGGTGCGGGTCACCCTGGTGGATAAGCGGAATTTCAACCTGTTTCAGCCCCTGCTCTATCAGGTGGCCTCCGGTCTTGTGTCCGAGGGCGACGTGGCGACGCCCCTGCGGCTGTTGCTCGCCAAGGCGGCCAATGTGCAGGTGCTGCTCGGTGAGGTGGTCGATCTTGATGCCGCCGCCCGGGAGGTGGTCTTCAACGATCGCCGCCTGCGCTACGACAGCCTGATTCTGGCCACCGGCTCCGGCAGCACCTACTTCGGCCATGAGGAGTGGCGCGAACTGGCACCGCCGATGAAGATCCTCGAGCACGCCGACGAGATCCGGCGCCGGGTGCTGACGGCCCTGGAGGAGGCCGAGCAGACCCCGGATCGGGAACGCTGTCGCTTCCTGCAGTCGGTGGTGGTGGTCGGCGGTGGCCCCTCCGGCTGTGAGCTGGCTGGATCGATCAACGAGCTGATGCGCCACGCTGCAGCGCGCGACTTCCGCCAGCTGGATCCCGAACTCTGTCGGGTGCTGCTCGTGGATCCAGGCGATCGCTTGTTGCGGGCCATGGATCCGTCGCTGTCCAAAGCGGCTGGCGATTACCTCGTCTCCCGTGGCGTCGAACTGGTGCTGGGCGGCCGGGTGCTGAGCATCGAGGCGGGCCGGCTCACCGTGGCCTTCAAGGCACCGGCGCCGGGAACCCCCAGCGAGCGGGTGCTGGAGGGGGCCACCATCTGCTGGAGCGCCGGGGTGCGCGCCTCCCATCTCGGCAAACTGCTGGCGGAGCGCACCGGTTGCACGGTCGATCGCGGCGGGCGGGTGGTGGTCGAGCCCGATTTCTCGATTGCCGGCCATCCGGAGATCCGGGTGGTGGGCGACCTCTGCTCCTATGCCCACACGGTCGATGGCAAGCCCCTGCCGGGCATGGCCGGACCGGCGGTGCAGATGGGGGGCTGGGTGGCCCTGGATCTGCTGGCCCAGCTGGCGGGTCAGCGCCAGGCCCCCTTCCGCTGGTTCGACTTCGGCAGCATGGCCGTGATCGGCCCCCTCTGCGCCGTGGCTGACCTGCGGGGCCTCAAGTTCACCGGCCCCCTCGGCTGGCTGCTCTGGGGCCTGGCCCACCTGGCCTTCATGCCCGCCAACGAGAACCGCCTCACCCTGCTGACCAAGTGGCTGTGGATGATCGCCGGCCAGCGGCGGGCCAGCCTGCTGATCACCGGCCGGACCGATCAGCACATGGGTGTGGAGGTGGGCCTGGAGCGGGCGGAACGGGCGGAAGACTCCGCTCCCGAAGCCGCGGAGCAGCCGGCGGCGGCCTGA
- a CDS encoding SDR family NAD(P)-dependent oxidoreductase, which translates to MSSSNPLAGKALSTLLQGKVAIVTGGNSGIGKSIVEYLAELGAKVVIDYRSHPEATEELEREIGAYGGCSFGVQADVGKLDDLQHLVDATVAKYGRLDVMVNNAGIETRTSILTTTPDNFDKVLDVNLRGVFFATQFAAKQMIAQGGGGRIINISSVHEDWPMPDNTPYCCAKGGVRMLTRTAALELAPHGITIVNVGPGAVATPINDSTMNNPELLARLNAAIPMGRMAQPEEIAKVVGFLASDAASYITATTIFADGGLMHSSPGL; encoded by the coding sequence ATGAGCAGCTCCAACCCCCTGGCCGGCAAGGCCCTTTCCACCCTGTTGCAAGGCAAGGTCGCCATCGTCACCGGTGGCAATAGTGGTATTGGTAAATCCATCGTTGAGTATCTGGCGGAACTCGGTGCCAAGGTGGTGATCGATTACCGCTCCCATCCCGAGGCCACTGAGGAACTGGAGCGCGAGATCGGCGCCTACGGAGGCTGCAGCTTCGGCGTTCAGGCCGATGTGGGCAAGCTCGATGACCTGCAACATCTGGTGGATGCCACCGTGGCGAAATACGGCCGCCTCGATGTGATGGTCAACAACGCCGGCATCGAAACCCGCACCTCGATTCTCACCACCACTCCGGACAATTTCGACAAGGTGCTGGATGTGAATCTGCGCGGTGTCTTCTTCGCCACCCAGTTCGCCGCCAAGCAGATGATTGCCCAGGGCGGAGGCGGCCGCATCATCAACATCTCCTCGGTGCACGAGGACTGGCCGATGCCCGACAACACCCCCTATTGCTGCGCCAAGGGCGGCGTGCGCATGCTCACCCGCACCGCTGCCCTTGAGCTGGCGCCCCATGGCATCACGATCGTCAATGTGGGCCCCGGTGCCGTGGCCACGCCGATCAACGATTCCACGATGAACAATCCCGAGCTGCTGGCCAGGCTCAATGCCGCCATCCCCATGGGCCGCATGGCCCAGCCGGAGGAGATCGCCAAGGTGGTGGGCTTCCTGGCCAGCGACGCCGCCAGCTACATCACCGCCACCACGATCTTCGCCGACGGGGGCCTGATGCACAGCAGCCCCGGCCTCTGA
- a CDS encoding DMT family transporter, which yields MGGRLLQDPEGNGQAAASVAKGAALLVAAFLANTLQSALARAVGADMDALTFTWLTFVLALVLLIPLLVVRGGRDLPTAVLPLHLLRGGMGMGGFLLFMAAAKLVNLVNANVLLNTTPMFIPLLAWLVLKQRIPANLWKALAVGFAGMVIVVQPNASLLDKPGDLLGLAAGFVCAIEFLAVKALGRSESAFTQLAYFLVIGSLTSSLMMVGRFQSITADQLLVVLASAICLLSFQLLLIRAYSFADPSTIGAFQYSSVIFAGLIGWIWFAQIPNLGVVVGTVLICTGGVLSLVWQNPPRPTPDLSA from the coding sequence ATGGGCGGCCGTCTGTTGCAAGACCCGGAGGGAAACGGGCAGGCCGCCGCTTCGGTGGCGAAGGGCGCGGCCCTGCTGGTGGCAGCGTTCCTGGCGAACACACTCCAGAGTGCGTTGGCGCGGGCGGTGGGTGCCGACATGGACGCGTTGACGTTCACCTGGCTCACCTTTGTTCTGGCACTGGTCCTGCTGATTCCGTTGCTGGTTGTGCGCGGCGGTCGCGATCTGCCCACCGCTGTATTGCCCCTGCATCTGCTTCGTGGCGGCATGGGCATGGGGGGCTTCCTGCTGTTCATGGCCGCCGCCAAGCTGGTGAATCTGGTCAATGCCAATGTCCTTCTGAATACGACGCCAATGTTCATACCGTTGCTGGCCTGGCTGGTTCTCAAGCAACGCATTCCTGCCAATCTCTGGAAGGCGTTGGCGGTCGGATTTGCCGGCATGGTGATTGTTGTTCAGCCCAATGCGAGCCTCCTTGACAAGCCCGGCGATCTGCTTGGTCTGGCGGCCGGATTCGTCTGCGCCATTGAGTTTCTGGCTGTGAAAGCGCTGGGCAGGAGCGAGTCTGCCTTTACCCAGCTTGCCTATTTTCTGGTGATCGGCAGCCTGACATCCAGTCTGATGATGGTGGGGCGTTTTCAGAGCATCACAGCGGATCAACTCCTGGTGGTACTGGCCTCGGCCATCTGCTTGCTGAGCTTCCAGTTGCTGTTGATCCGCGCCTACAGTTTTGCGGATCCAAGCACCATCGGGGCCTTTCAGTATTCGTCCGTGATCTTCGCTGGCTTGATCGGTTGGATCTGGTTTGCTCAGATTCCGAATCTTGGGGTGGTGGTGGGCACCGTGCTGATCTGCACCGGTGGCGTGCTCAGCCTGGTCTGGCAGAACCCGCCGCGACCGACCCCTGATTTGAGCGCCTGA
- a CDS encoding VOC family protein — protein MTLPHIESIGFTSADAEASAAFFVEALGLQRCGQARIVDGGPYTTLVGLPGARLKLLRLAIGAEVLELTEVLALPPGTRPGRPVPADSRSNDCWFQHGCLVVNDMAAALALLQPAVAAGRITPISTAPQRLPDWNTAAAGIEAYKFRDPEGHPLELLQFPPDKGEPRWHVEAPGPLLGLDHSAIGIADTAASGRFYRELLGLAAGGDGVNSGPEQDGLDGLVGTRVHITGHRCPSGAGVECLDYREPGGGRPMPADQGLQDLAHWQLRLRVADLEAIAARAEALGGRLVSGGIIPLGDQAEWLGAGRALQLADPDGHRLQLLQG, from the coding sequence ATGACGTTGCCCCACATCGAGAGCATCGGCTTCACCAGTGCCGATGCCGAAGCCAGCGCCGCGTTCTTCGTCGAGGCCCTGGGCTTGCAACGGTGTGGCCAGGCCCGAATCGTGGATGGTGGCCCCTACACCACCCTGGTGGGCCTGCCCGGTGCCCGCCTCAAGCTGCTGCGGCTGGCCATCGGCGCGGAGGTGCTGGAGCTCACTGAGGTGCTCGCGCTGCCCCCCGGAACCCGCCCTGGTCGGCCGGTCCCGGCCGATTCCCGCAGCAACGACTGTTGGTTTCAGCACGGCTGCCTGGTGGTGAACGACATGGCGGCAGCCCTGGCCCTGTTGCAGCCAGCCGTTGCGGCCGGGCGGATCACGCCGATCTCCACGGCGCCCCAGAGGCTGCCGGACTGGAACACGGCCGCCGCCGGCATTGAGGCCTACAAGTTCCGTGACCCGGAGGGCCATCCGCTGGAGCTGCTGCAGTTCCCGCCCGACAAGGGGGAGCCCCGCTGGCATGTGGAGGCGCCCGGGCCGCTGCTGGGCCTCGACCACAGCGCCATCGGCATCGCCGACACCGCCGCCAGCGGCCGCTTCTACCGCGAGCTCCTGGGCCTGGCCGCCGGCGGCGACGGCGTCAACAGCGGCCCGGAGCAGGACGGGCTCGACGGTCTGGTGGGCACCCGGGTGCACATCACCGGCCACCGCTGCCCCAGCGGCGCCGGCGTCGAGTGCCTCGACTACCGCGAACCCGGCGGCGGCCGGCCGATGCCCGCCGACCAGGGCCTCCAGGACCTGGCCCACTGGCAGCTGCGCCTGCGGGTGGCCGACCTGGAGGCGATCGCCGCTCGGGCCGAGGCCCTCGGCGGCCGCCTGGTCTCCGGCGGGATCATCCCGTTGGGGGATCAGGCGGAGTGGCTTGGGGCTGGTCGGGCCCTGCAGCTGGCCGATCCGGATGGCCATCGGCTGCAGCTGCTGCAGGGCTGA
- the glgX gene encoding glycogen debranching protein GlgX has protein sequence MTSCTAALPSPGSSAPLGASVSGGGVNFSLYARRATAVELCLFARVDEAGPSQRLRLDPDLHRSGDYWHCRLEGIGPGQHYGWRVEGPQLPQLGLRFDPANLLLDPHGLALAVPPGYGRAPGRSSAGDWGSAMKSVVADPLAYDWQGDRPLHRPSRETVIYELHVRGFTAHPSAGLPPEQAGTYRGLISKIPYLQDLGITAVELLPVFAFDPLAAPAGLRNYWGYQPVSFFAPHPGYGCSSDPLAVIDEFRDLVKALHRAGIEVILDVVFNHTAEGDAEGPAFCFRGLADGDYYLQNGDGTYIDDTGCGNTFNANHPVVRRLIRESLRHWVQHLHVDGFRFDLASVLDRDQTGRPTPLSPILWDIDTDPVLAGTKLIAEAWDAAGLYQVGSFVGDNWQEWNGRFRDDVRRFIKGDGGLAASVGQRLMGSPDIYGHKQREAEASVNFITCHDGFTLADLVSYDAKHNEANGEGNRDGSDDNASWNGGVEGPTSDAEVLALRARQSRNLLAMLLLAVGTPMLAMGDELGRSQQGNNNAYAQDNAISWLDWSLLERNAGLHRFVRELLAYRQRRDVVINARNLSLGELVRRHHVLWHGVEPNQPDWSESSRSFAATITSVDHRFRWHAMFNAWWEPLCFRLPAAEGDQPSWRRWIDTSRPSPEDIAPWSSAPALETDSYTLGPRSIVVLVVGLSPAAAAADGHPDRPAAGPDQPQATPPDPPTG, from the coding sequence ATGACCTCATGCACGGCGGCCCTGCCGTCCCCGGGCAGCAGTGCCCCCCTGGGCGCCTCGGTCAGCGGTGGGGGTGTCAACTTCAGCCTCTATGCCCGGCGGGCGACGGCGGTGGAGCTGTGCCTGTTCGCGCGCGTCGATGAGGCCGGGCCGAGCCAGCGCCTCCGCCTCGATCCCGACCTCCACCGTAGCGGCGACTACTGGCACTGCCGCCTGGAGGGGATCGGGCCGGGCCAGCACTACGGCTGGCGCGTCGAGGGGCCCCAGCTGCCGCAGTTGGGGCTGCGCTTCGATCCGGCCAACCTGCTGCTCGATCCCCATGGCCTGGCCCTGGCGGTGCCGCCGGGCTACGGCCGCGCCCCCGGCCGCAGCAGCGCCGGCGACTGGGGCAGCGCCATGAAGAGCGTGGTGGCCGATCCGCTCGCCTACGACTGGCAGGGGGATCGGCCCCTGCACCGGCCCTCGCGCGAGACGGTGATCTACGAGCTGCACGTGCGCGGCTTCACCGCCCACCCCAGTGCCGGACTGCCACCGGAACAGGCCGGCACCTACCGGGGCCTGATCAGCAAGATCCCCTACCTCCAGGACCTGGGCATCACGGCGGTGGAACTGCTGCCGGTCTTCGCCTTCGATCCCCTGGCGGCCCCCGCCGGCCTGCGCAACTACTGGGGCTACCAGCCGGTTTCGTTTTTCGCGCCCCACCCGGGCTACGGCTGCAGCAGCGATCCCCTGGCGGTGATCGACGAGTTCCGCGACCTGGTCAAGGCGCTGCACCGCGCCGGCATCGAGGTGATCCTGGATGTGGTGTTCAACCACACCGCCGAAGGGGACGCCGAGGGGCCGGCGTTCTGCTTCCGGGGGCTGGCGGACGGTGACTACTACCTGCAGAACGGGGACGGCACCTACATCGACGACACCGGCTGCGGCAACACCTTCAACGCCAACCACCCGGTGGTGCGGCGCCTGATCCGCGAAAGCCTGCGCCACTGGGTGCAGCATCTGCATGTCGATGGCTTCCGCTTCGATCTGGCCTCGGTGCTGGACCGGGACCAGACCGGCCGCCCCACGCCCCTCTCGCCGATCCTCTGGGACATCGATACCGATCCGGTGCTGGCCGGGACCAAGCTGATCGCCGAGGCCTGGGATGCCGCCGGCCTGTATCAGGTGGGCAGCTTCGTCGGCGACAACTGGCAGGAGTGGAACGGCCGCTTCCGCGACGACGTGCGCCGTTTCATCAAGGGGGACGGGGGCCTGGCGGCCAGCGTCGGCCAGCGGCTGATGGGCAGCCCCGACATCTACGGCCACAAGCAGCGGGAGGCCGAGGCCAGCGTCAACTTCATCACCTGCCACGACGGCTTCACCCTGGCCGACCTGGTCAGCTACGACGCCAAGCACAACGAAGCCAACGGCGAGGGCAACCGCGACGGCAGCGACGACAACGCCAGCTGGAACGGCGGCGTCGAGGGGCCCACCAGCGACGCCGAGGTCCTGGCCCTGCGCGCCCGCCAGAGCCGCAACCTGCTGGCCATGCTGCTGCTGGCGGTCGGCACGCCGATGCTGGCCATGGGCGATGAGCTGGGCCGCAGCCAGCAGGGCAACAACAACGCCTACGCCCAGGACAACGCCATCAGCTGGCTCGACTGGTCGCTGCTGGAGCGCAACGCCGGCCTGCACCGCTTCGTGCGGGAGCTGCTCGCCTACCGCCAGCGCCGCGATGTGGTGATCAACGCCCGCAACCTCAGCCTCGGCGAGCTGGTGCGGCGCCATCACGTGCTCTGGCATGGGGTGGAGCCCAACCAGCCCGACTGGAGCGAGAGCTCCCGTTCCTTCGCCGCCACGATCACCAGCGTCGACCACCGTTTCCGCTGGCACGCCATGTTCAACGCCTGGTGGGAGCCGCTGTGCTTCCGGCTGCCCGCCGCCGAGGGCGACCAGCCGAGCTGGCGCCGCTGGATCGACACCTCCCGGCCCAGCCCGGAGGACATCGCGCCCTGGAGCAGCGCGCCGGCCCTCGAGACGGACTCCTACACCCTGGGGCCCCGCTCGATCGTGGTGCTGGTGGTGGGTCTCAGCCCTGCAGCAGCTGCAGCCGATGGCCATCCGGATCGGCCAGCTGCAGGGCCCGACCAGCCCCAAGCCACTCCGCCTGATCCCCCAACGGGATGA